A window of the Ipomoea triloba cultivar NCNSP0323 chromosome 14, ASM357664v1 genome harbors these coding sequences:
- the LOC116004659 gene encoding scarecrow-like protein 11, whose protein sequence is MEALVQEFYANTNGFMLNRHSEAANPRLNGQKRRDLDSFQDFPASCAAGGEEEEDYGDYSDAVLKYINQMLMEEEDLENRPCMLHDCIALQATEKYFSDVLHGSDHADLSSSNASSDPNDYGASSDCLFSTPDSQSGSVSPGSDGDFPAPNLLLPHSNTINLELEDRSPPKGKRNHYSNKEDESAEKQRNKQLATSTHETEPPLEKFNEVLLCNIQEPRKKSDDEFKGGAAPRRRKKRESHKEVVDLRGLLTQCAQAIANYDGRAVNELLAKIRHHSSPRGNGMERLAFYLANALEARLNGAGTAIFTVQFSNNISAANILKAYHMYIKASPFKKISNIYANHYIMKMAVGKHALHVIDFGVLYGFQWPCMIQSLANRPGGPPKLRITGIDLPQPGFKPAERVEATGARLKKFCEQFNVPFEFKAIAKRWETITLEDLEIERDEILAVNCLYRLENVPDETVVPDSPRDTVLGLIHKIRPDIFIHGVGNGAYNSPFFTTRFREAVFHFSTLFDMFEATVAPEDEDRRLFEETVLGRNALNVIACEGTARVERPETYKQWKGRNKRAGFRQVPLDQELVKLVKDKARSDYHKDFSVDGDGKWLLQGWKGRVVYALSCWKPAME, encoded by the exons ATGGAGGCTCTAGTCCAAGAATTCTATGCTAACACGAATGGTTTCATGTTGAATCGCCACTCAGAGGCAGCAAACCCGAGGTTAAATGGGCAAAAAAGACGAGATCTTGACAGTTTTCAGGATTTTCCGGCGAGTTGCGCCGCCGGaggagaggaagaagaagactaCGGGGATTACTCCGACGCGGTGTTGAAGTACATAAACCAGATGCTAATGGAGGAGGAGGACTTGGAGAACCGGCCGTGTATGCTCCATGACTGCATTGCTCTCCAGGCCACCGAAAAATACTTCTCCGATGTCCTCCATGGCTCCGACCATGCTGATCTCAGTAGCTCTAACGCTTCTTCTGATCCCAACGACTATGGCGCCTCTTCAGATTGTCTGTTCAGTACACCTGACAGCCAATCTGGGTCGGTTTCGCCCGGAAGCGATGGAGATTTTCCGGCTCCTAATCTCCTTCTACCTCACAGTAACACCATCAATCTTGAGTTAGAAG ATCGTTCACCGCCAAAGGGGAAGAGAAATCACTACTCGAACAAGGAAGATGAATCAGCAGAAAAGCAGAGGAATAAGCAGTTAGCAACGTCCACCCACGAAACAGAGCCGCCATTAGAGAAGTTCAACGAAGTTCTCCTCTGCAACATACAAGAACCTAGGAAGAAATCCGACGACGAATTCAAGGGCGGCGCGGCGCCTCGCCGCCGCAAGAAACGAGAATCCCACAAGGAAGTGGTCGACCTGAGAGGCCTATTAACTCAATGCGCGCAGGCCATAGCGAACTACGACGGCCGGGCGGTGAACGAGCTTCTAGCGAAGATCCGACACCACTCTTCTCCACGCGGAAACGGAATGGAGCGGCTAGCGTTTTACCTAGCCAACGCGCTCGAAGCGCGTCTCAACGGCGCCGGCACGGCGATCTTCACCGTCCAATTCTCCAACAACATCTCGGCCGCGAATATCCTCAAAGCTTATCATATGTACATTAAAGCCAGCCCTTTCAAGAAGATCTCAAATATTTACGCCAATCATTACATCATGAAAATGGCGGTCGGGAAACACGCCCTGCACGTGATTGATTTCGGAGTTCTCTACGGTTTCCAATGGCCGTGTATGATCCAAAGCCTCGCCAACCGCCCCGGCGGGCCCCCCAAGCTCCGGATCACCGGAATCGATCTCCCCCAGCCGGGGTTCAAGCCGGCCGAGCGCGTGGAGGCCACGGGAGCTCGGTTAAAGAAATTCTGCGAGCAATTTAACGTCCCCTTCGAGTTCAAAGCCATAGCAAAGAGATGGGAAACCATAACCCTCGAAGATCTGGAGATCGAGAGGGACGAAATTCTCGCCGTGAACTGCCTTTACCGTCTGGAGAACGTGCCGGACGAGACGGTGGTCCCCGACAGCCCGCGCGACACCGTCCTAGGATTAATCCACAAAATCCGCCCCGACATCTTCATCCACGGCGTCGGAAACGGCGCGTACAACTCGCCATTCTTCACCACGCGCTTCCGCGAGGCCGTCTTCCACTTCTCCACGTTGTTCGACATGTTCGAGGCCACGGTGGCGCCGGAAGACGAGGACCGGCGGCTGTTCGAGGAGACGGTGCTGGGGAGGAACGCGCTGAACGTCATCGCTTGCGAGGGGACGGCGAGAGTGGAGCGGCCGGAGACGTACAAGCAGTGGAAAGGGAGAAACAAGAGGGCCGGATTCCGGCAAGTGCCGCTAGATCAAGAACTGGTGAAGTTAGTGAAGGATAAGGCGAGATCGGATTACCATAAGGATTTCTCGGTGGACGGCGACGGGAAGTGGTTGTTGCAGGGATGGAAAGGGCGCGTGGTTTATGCTCTCTCTTGCTGGAAACCTGCCATggagtga